A genomic window from Tolypothrix sp. PCC 7910 includes:
- the hetL gene encoding heterocyst differentiation pentapeptide repeat protein HetL has protein sequence MNLDEILKRYATGERNFQRVNLQEAELTNANLSGADFSYADLRQTRLGKTNFSQGCLREADLSESILWGTNLSEADLYGAILREADLTGANLIKSNLEAANLIKASLCGANLTGVKLSRSLLFQADLRPSSDQRTDLGYAVLTGADLSYADLRAAALHHANLDGAKLCRANLSRRVQWGDIPTDLTEASLQNADLSYVNLSNAILRNANLKGADLTGAILTDVDFQGAIMPDGKVHD, from the coding sequence ATGAATTTGGATGAAATTCTTAAGCGTTACGCTACTGGAGAAAGAAATTTTCAGCGAGTCAATTTACAAGAAGCAGAGCTAACAAACGCCAACCTCAGTGGTGCAGATTTTAGCTATGCTGATTTACGTCAGACTAGGCTCGGTAAAACTAACTTCAGTCAAGGTTGTCTGCGTGAAGCAGATTTAAGTGAATCTATCCTCTGGGGAACAAACTTAAGTGAAGCAGACTTGTATGGTGCAATTCTTAGAGAAGCAGATTTAACTGGTGCAAACTTAATTAAAAGTAATTTAGAAGCAGCGAATTTAATCAAAGCTAGTTTATGTGGCGCTAATTTAACTGGTGTCAAACTTTCTCGTTCTTTGTTATTTCAAGCAGATTTACGTCCCAGTTCCGATCAACGTACAGATTTAGGATATGCAGTATTAACTGGTGCTGACTTGAGCTACGCTGACTTAAGAGCAGCTGCATTGCATCATGCAAACTTAGATGGCGCAAAACTCTGTCGAGCAAACCTCAGCCGGAGAGTGCAGTGGGGAGATATACCCACAGATTTGACTGAAGCGAGTTTACAAAATGCAGACTTAAGCTATGTCAATCTCAGCAATGCCATCCTCCGCAACGCCAATCTAAAAGGCGCAGACTTAACCGGAGCTATTCTCACAGATGTAGACTTCCAAGGCGCAATTATGCCTGATGGCAAAGTCCATGATTAA
- a CDS encoding metal-binding protein, giving the protein MPSGRTHDSITLYALPIVAGVTFWQTGSSNVTLFVSGGFLFGGLMFGPDLDIYSIQYQRWGFLRWIWLPYQKSLRHRSFLSHGPIIGTTLRVVYLCCLLAIATIIFVAIAEKLLNTASLWQNVGGTVERSLTSYGTEFLALFLGMELGAMSHTLSDWSNSTYKRVKRQGVRALLPSGKIKKRKPYKAGGQGAGSRGKRKTRGQGDKGK; this is encoded by the coding sequence ATGCCCTCTGGTCGAACCCACGATAGCATTACGCTGTATGCTCTGCCGATTGTTGCGGGTGTGACTTTCTGGCAGACTGGCAGTAGCAATGTGACTTTATTCGTTTCCGGCGGGTTTCTGTTTGGTGGGCTGATGTTCGGCCCAGATTTGGATATTTACTCTATTCAATACCAACGCTGGGGCTTCTTGCGCTGGATTTGGCTACCTTATCAAAAAAGTTTACGCCATCGCTCTTTTTTATCCCACGGGCCGATTATTGGCACGACGCTACGGGTAGTTTATCTCTGCTGCTTGCTAGCGATCGCCACAATCATTTTCGTAGCCATTGCCGAAAAGCTCTTGAATACCGCCTCTCTTTGGCAAAACGTCGGTGGAACAGTCGAGCGATCGCTCACAAGTTACGGTACTGAATTCCTCGCCCTATTCTTAGGTATGGAACTCGGTGCTATGAGCCATACTCTCAGCGATTGGAGCAATTCCACATACAAGCGTGTCAAAAGGCAAGGCGTTCGGGCGTTGCTTCCTAGTGGCAAAATTAAGAAACGTAAACCCTATAAGGCAGGGGGGCAGGGAGCAGGGAGCAGGGGGAAAAGGAAGACAAGGGGACAAGGGGACAAGGGGAAATAA
- the mazG gene encoding nucleoside triphosphate pyrophosphohydrolase: MTMNQNLAALQELIDVVAKLRSPDGGCPWDLAQTPESLTPYVIEEAYEVVDAIKSGDQNAIAEELGDLLLQVVLQAQIASESGQFSLKEIAEGIAQKLIRRHPHVFGDVTVASVDEVRQNWEEIKAAEKGEPSPENQKLSTKLSRYGRSLPPLTGAMKISQKAADVGFEWENIEGVWEKFHEELAEFQQALAEETPEAQQAELGDLLFAIIQLARWHNLDPSAGLQGTNQRFIQRLQKMEAVVNRPLSDYSLQELESLWQQAKAQIAQEGT, encoded by the coding sequence ATGACTATGAACCAAAATCTAGCAGCATTACAAGAATTAATTGATGTGGTGGCAAAGTTGCGATCGCCTGATGGTGGTTGTCCTTGGGATTTGGCACAAACACCGGAAAGTTTGACACCTTATGTCATTGAAGAAGCTTATGAGGTGGTAGATGCAATTAAGAGTGGCGACCAAAATGCGATCGCAGAGGAATTAGGAGACTTACTCTTACAAGTAGTCTTGCAAGCTCAAATTGCAAGTGAATCTGGGCAATTCTCTCTGAAAGAAATTGCTGAGGGTATTGCCCAAAAGTTGATTCGTCGTCACCCCCATGTATTTGGTGATGTGACAGTGGCGAGTGTCGATGAGGTGCGGCAAAATTGGGAAGAAATTAAAGCCGCAGAAAAAGGCGAACCATCCCCAGAAAATCAAAAACTTAGTACTAAACTCAGTCGCTATGGGCGTAGCCTTCCCCCATTAACAGGGGCGATGAAGATTTCCCAAAAAGCTGCAGATGTAGGGTTTGAATGGGAAAATATCGAAGGAGTATGGGAAAAATTTCATGAAGAGTTAGCCGAATTTCAACAGGCTTTAGCGGAAGAAACCCCAGAAGCCCAACAAGCAGAATTAGGCGACTTACTATTTGCAATCATTCAGCTAGCCCGTTGGCATAATCTCGATCCTAGTGCTGGATTGCAAGGTACAAACCAGCGATTTATCCAAAGGTTACAAAAAATGGAGGCAGTAGTTAACCGCCCCCTTTCGGATTACAGCTTACAAGAGTTGGAAAGTTTGTGGCAACAAGCAAAAGCTCAAATTGCACAGGAAGGCACATAA